One part of the Corynebacterium aurimucosum ATCC 700975 genome encodes these proteins:
- a CDS encoding ABC transporter ATP-binding protein translates to MTPDSIPTSQHMPFPLELENITCVFGSGARQVTALDSVNLQLKPGELVAVMGPSGSGKSTLLNVAGLLQPPTSGPVLLDGADASQLSKAKAAIARRRHLGLVFQHFNLVSSLTVGENVSLPLELDGLSPAQCREAAEEALSEVGLDGTIDRFPEEISGGQAQRVAIARALIGPRKVLLADEPTGALDTSTGEEIMKVLRARIDAGASGILVTHEPRFAGWADRVVMVRDGRLTGEEVR, encoded by the coding sequence ATGACCCCCGACTCTATCCCCACGTCCCAGCACATGCCTTTCCCGCTCGAACTCGAGAACATCACCTGCGTCTTCGGTAGTGGCGCCCGCCAGGTCACCGCCCTGGATTCCGTCAACCTGCAGCTGAAACCGGGTGAACTCGTCGCGGTCATGGGCCCTTCTGGTTCCGGCAAGTCCACGCTGCTCAACGTCGCGGGGCTGTTACAGCCACCGACGTCGGGACCCGTGCTTCTCGACGGTGCCGATGCATCCCAGCTCTCCAAAGCCAAGGCCGCCATCGCCCGCCGCCGCCACTTGGGGCTCGTGTTTCAGCACTTCAACCTGGTGTCTTCCCTCACCGTGGGCGAGAACGTGTCCCTCCCCCTTGAGCTGGACGGGCTCTCGCCTGCGCAATGCCGTGAAGCTGCAGAGGAAGCGCTCAGTGAGGTCGGTCTCGACGGCACCATCGACCGCTTCCCGGAAGAAATCTCCGGTGGCCAAGCCCAGCGCGTGGCGATTGCCCGCGCGCTCATTGGACCGCGCAAGGTGCTTTTGGCGGATGAGCCTACCGGTGCCTTGGATACCTCAACGGGTGAGGAGATCATGAAGGTTTTGCGCGCACGTATCGACGCCGGCGCCTCAGGCATACTGGTCACTCACGAGCCGCGTTTCGCCGGCTGGGCTGACCGTGTTGTCATGGTTCGCGACGGGCGCCTCACCGGCGAGGAGGTACGTTAG
- a CDS encoding PadR family transcriptional regulator, producing the protein MSVKHSVLALLSEEPATASHIKTRFAETFDNLWPLNMGQVAQTLSRLERDGLIATDGKLTGPTGRRATSYAITPIGREELSQWWMSTLHNDAIERDELVLKVSLAARRSDVDVIAVLDAQRFATVRQLRELNRQASELPAERSAQRLAVERQIFDLESLSRWLDRVESLANPTATEEAPR; encoded by the coding sequence ATGTCCGTCAAACACTCCGTGCTTGCTCTGCTGAGTGAAGAACCCGCCACAGCTAGCCACATAAAAACGCGCTTTGCCGAGACCTTCGACAACCTCTGGCCGCTCAACATGGGTCAAGTTGCCCAGACCTTAAGCCGCTTGGAACGCGATGGCCTTATCGCCACCGACGGTAAGCTCACCGGCCCCACCGGGCGCCGCGCCACCAGCTATGCCATAACCCCAATTGGCCGCGAAGAGCTCTCACAGTGGTGGATGTCCACCCTGCACAACGACGCCATCGAGCGCGATGAACTCGTGCTCAAAGTGTCGCTTGCAGCGCGACGCTCCGACGTCGACGTCATTGCCGTGCTCGACGCCCAGCGCTTTGCCACCGTCCGCCAGCTGCGTGAGCTCAACCGCCAAGCCTCGGAACTGCCCGCAGAGCGCAGCGCCCAGCGCTTGGCTGTTGAGCGCCAAATCTTCGACCTGGAATCTCTCTCACGCTGGCTCGACCGCGTGGAATCCCTAGCCAACCCAACCGCCACCGAGGAGGCCCCGCGATGA
- a CDS encoding M23 family metallopeptidase: MRSKTQRSAGRHRKITTSQTTKGRLAVMTVAAGAVSTAGVGGAAAGTIQSAGTGETKAQSIDYTLQADTDPLKDAQAAVEDAAPQILSIAETKPVADLATQLDKAIQAADARAAADEANRAPSVARPAEGTFTSGFGPRWGSFHSGIDIANAVGTPILSVMDGTVIDSGPASGYGQWIRIKHDDGSMSVYGHMQTLDVAVGERVHAGQKIAGMGSLGFSTGSHLHFEIHPTGEGAVDPIPWLAERGVNIS, encoded by the coding sequence ATGCGAAGCAAGACTCAGCGAAGCGCAGGTCGCCACCGCAAGATCACCACCTCGCAGACCACGAAAGGGCGCTTGGCGGTAATGACCGTCGCCGCAGGCGCCGTATCCACCGCAGGTGTTGGCGGCGCCGCAGCCGGCACCATTCAATCCGCTGGCACTGGTGAGACCAAGGCACAGTCCATCGACTACACCTTGCAGGCAGATACCGATCCGCTCAAGGACGCACAGGCCGCCGTTGAGGATGCCGCACCACAGATCCTCTCCATCGCTGAAACCAAGCCGGTCGCTGACCTGGCTACCCAGCTCGACAAGGCCATTCAGGCCGCCGATGCGCGCGCAGCTGCTGACGAAGCCAACCGTGCACCGTCCGTTGCTCGCCCGGCAGAAGGTACTTTCACCTCTGGCTTCGGCCCCCGCTGGGGCTCCTTCCACTCCGGCATCGACATTGCCAATGCCGTAGGCACCCCAATCCTCTCCGTTATGGACGGCACCGTCATCGATTCCGGCCCGGCTTCCGGCTACGGCCAGTGGATCCGCATCAAGCACGATGACGGCTCCATGAGCGTCTACGGACACATGCAGACCCTCGACGTCGCTGTGGGCGAGCGCGTCCACGCCGGCCAGAAGATCGCCGGCATGGGCTCTTTGGGCTTCTCCACCGGCTCCCACCTGCACTTTGAAATTCACCCCACCGGTGAGGGCGCTGTGGACCCGATTCCGTGGCTTGCAGAGCGCGGCGTCAACATTTCTTAA
- a CDS encoding DUF6350 family protein yields the protein MAKWTPMNKNTSPQSRSSARPRAHVRGRGDGAEHSERGHRRDRRDPAQRIKGIESDKARARRAQAPTTLRGRIRRMLIVVGVPHLVVVLGILVVAIAALLLTSSPSAWLNTIVGEAWMVFNLAPIRAGGIDVGFVPALPALLLAWLVGRRVRAAVKDRVSINDLLVLSACVLVVPLVLTFIAWLMLWDAGKVYDVSPPELYRVLPRMLLLHAVALIGGMGPRLWKALAKRSGIPRVFVDAARIGLSYLGYLVAAGLVLVVVLWGFGWSRQAEMLASYPVLNALGTIGLFLVSIVYLPNAAVAAGAVLSGSEMHIGEGTSVSLFSGHVVPLPPLPLAAAVPPSISPWFAVLLVVPAIAAVAAFARRRALVSFQVVLVATITVAVTALVAIYGVSGTLGVYGYTGPEVWTAVGLSSLWCLVVGCAFAAAQAVTAWRARRATAPVTEPEASAAAEDVEEVTEDSTSAAQEEHEQEQAALDDDIGVDTDTDTDIDADTEDEADVEAKTDTEEADPEVEADAETEAVPEADVSDAEIVETGDVDVDTQAEVEDEAVADEDGDAERAPETEESEEPEGSVKE from the coding sequence GTGGCAAAGTGGACGCCGATGAATAAGAACACGAGTCCCCAGTCTAGGTCGTCTGCCCGTCCACGCGCGCACGTGCGTGGACGCGGTGATGGTGCTGAGCACTCTGAGCGCGGGCACCGGCGGGATCGCCGGGATCCTGCGCAGCGTATTAAAGGAATCGAGTCAGACAAGGCACGTGCCCGCCGCGCACAGGCCCCAACAACACTGCGCGGGCGCATCCGTCGCATGCTCATCGTCGTCGGTGTTCCGCACCTCGTTGTTGTCCTCGGCATCCTGGTGGTCGCCATCGCAGCACTTCTTCTCACCAGCTCCCCGTCGGCGTGGCTGAACACCATCGTCGGGGAGGCTTGGATGGTGTTCAACCTTGCGCCTATCCGCGCTGGTGGAATTGATGTGGGCTTCGTTCCAGCCCTACCTGCACTGCTCTTGGCCTGGTTGGTGGGTCGCCGTGTGCGCGCGGCGGTGAAGGATAGGGTGAGCATCAACGACCTGCTTGTCTTGAGCGCCTGCGTGCTGGTGGTGCCACTCGTCCTGACTTTCATTGCGTGGTTGATGTTGTGGGATGCCGGGAAAGTCTATGATGTTTCTCCTCCGGAGCTCTATCGCGTTCTTCCCCGCATGCTTCTGCTTCATGCGGTTGCCCTAATTGGTGGCATGGGGCCTCGCTTGTGGAAGGCCTTGGCCAAGCGCAGCGGCATTCCGCGCGTGTTCGTCGACGCCGCCCGCATCGGCCTGAGCTACCTCGGATACCTGGTTGCGGCTGGGCTCGTCCTCGTGGTGGTTCTGTGGGGATTCGGTTGGTCGCGCCAGGCCGAGATGCTTGCCAGCTATCCGGTGCTCAATGCGCTGGGAACAATCGGCCTGTTTCTAGTAAGCATTGTGTACCTGCCCAACGCCGCGGTGGCAGCCGGCGCAGTGCTGAGCGGCTCGGAGATGCACATTGGTGAGGGAACCAGTGTGAGCCTCTTTAGCGGCCATGTAGTTCCGCTTCCTCCGCTACCTTTGGCCGCCGCGGTTCCGCCTTCCATTAGCCCTTGGTTCGCGGTGTTGTTGGTGGTCCCAGCAATCGCAGCCGTGGCGGCATTTGCTCGTCGCCGCGCCCTGGTGTCTTTCCAGGTCGTGCTCGTTGCAACCATCACGGTGGCAGTGACCGCCCTCGTGGCAATCTACGGTGTTTCCGGAACGTTGGGAGTGTATGGATACACAGGCCCTGAGGTCTGGACCGCAGTGGGCTTGAGCTCCCTGTGGTGCCTCGTCGTGGGATGTGCTTTTGCCGCCGCACAGGCAGTGACGGCGTGGCGTGCGCGCCGCGCCACCGCCCCGGTTACTGAGCCGGAAGCTTCGGCTGCAGCTGAGGACGTTGAGGAGGTCACTGAGGACTCCACCAGCGCCGCTCAGGAAGAGCACGAGCAGGAACAGGCAGCGCTTGACGACGACATCGGTGTCGATACCGACACCGATACCGACATAGACGCCGACACCGAGGACGAGGCTGATGTCGAGGCGAAGACTGACACGGAGGAAGCCGATCCCGAAGTAGAGGCTGACGCTGAGACGGAGGCTGTGCCTGAGGCTGATGTGAGTGATGCAGAAATCGTGGAAACGGGCGATGTTGACGTCGACACCCAAGCTGAAGTCGAGGACGAAGCAGTAGCGGATGAAGACGGCGATGCGGAGCGCGCTCCAGAAACAGAGGAGAGCGAAGAGCCTGAAGGTTCCGTTAAAGAGTGA
- the purN gene encoding phosphoribosylglycinamide formyltransferase encodes MTTPHQPAATARLNVVVLVSGTGSLLQAILDGQDEHYSVVKVIADVPCQGIERAQAAGIATEVVEMGADRTDWNKRLVAAVDTAQPDVVVSAGFMKILGKDFLDRFEGRTINTHPALLPAFKGAHGVRDALAYGAKVTGSTVHFVDAGVDTGSIIAQEPVRVLPEDDEASLHERIKVVERELIVDVLRAMRVEGETLSIQL; translated from the coding sequence GTGACTACACCGCATCAGCCCGCTGCTACTGCCCGCCTCAACGTCGTGGTTCTGGTTTCTGGAACCGGCTCTTTATTGCAGGCCATCTTGGATGGCCAGGATGAGCACTACAGCGTCGTGAAAGTCATCGCGGACGTGCCTTGCCAAGGCATTGAGCGCGCGCAGGCGGCGGGAATTGCCACCGAGGTCGTAGAGATGGGTGCTGACCGCACCGATTGGAATAAGCGTCTGGTTGCCGCAGTGGATACTGCGCAACCAGACGTTGTTGTTTCCGCAGGTTTTATGAAGATCCTGGGTAAGGATTTTCTGGATCGCTTCGAAGGTCGCACCATCAATACTCACCCTGCGCTCTTGCCTGCCTTCAAAGGCGCGCATGGCGTGCGCGATGCGCTGGCTTATGGCGCCAAAGTCACAGGCTCGACTGTCCATTTCGTTGATGCTGGTGTCGATACCGGCTCCATCATTGCCCAGGAACCCGTCCGGGTCCTGCCAGAGGATGATGAAGCCAGTTTGCACGAGCGCATCAAAGTGGTCGAAAGAGAACTTATCGTCGATGTTCTCCGCGCGATGCGCGTGGAGGGCGAGACGCTCAGCATTCAGCTCTAA
- the purH gene encoding bifunctional phosphoribosylaminoimidazolecarboxamide formyltransferase/IMP cyclohydrolase codes for MSEDPKNIKRALISVYDKTGLEDLARALDNAGVEIVSTGSTAKKIADLGIDVTPVEKLTGFPECLEGRVKTLHPRVHAGILADTRKEDHLKQLEELEVEPFQLVVVNLYPFRETVASGADFDGCVEQIDIGGPSMVRAAAKNHPSVAVVVDPARYGDVADAVANGGFTLEERRGLARDAFLHTADYDAAVSAWFVDQLSDGDVTTPLRYGENSHQSATVTRIGTTGLANAKQFNGKEMSYNNYQDADAAWRAAWDHERPCVAIIKHANPCGIAVSEESIAAAHRAAHACDPMSAFGGVIAVNREVTVEMAEQVKEIFTEVIVAPSYEEGAIEVLKAKKNLRVLQAEHEAPKEEVKYISGGMLTQEPDTYQAEGDNPANWTLAAGEALNESDLAQLEFAWRSVRAVKSNAILLAKDNATVGVGMGQVNRVDSAKLAVERANTLADGANRAEGSFAASDAFFPFADGLEVLLEAGVKAVVQPGGSIRDEEVIEAAKKAGVTMYFTGTRHFFH; via the coding sequence ATGAGCGAAGATCCTAAGAACATCAAGCGCGCGCTAATTAGCGTTTATGACAAGACCGGTCTGGAAGACCTTGCCCGGGCACTTGATAACGCTGGCGTGGAGATCGTTTCCACCGGTTCCACCGCGAAGAAGATCGCGGACTTGGGCATTGATGTCACGCCCGTCGAGAAGCTCACCGGCTTCCCGGAGTGCCTCGAAGGCCGCGTAAAGACCCTGCACCCGCGCGTGCATGCAGGAATCCTCGCGGATACCCGCAAGGAGGACCACCTGAAGCAATTGGAGGAGCTGGAGGTAGAGCCCTTCCAGCTCGTCGTAGTCAACCTGTACCCCTTCCGCGAGACTGTGGCTTCCGGCGCGGACTTTGATGGCTGCGTGGAGCAGATCGATATCGGTGGTCCATCCATGGTGCGCGCTGCCGCGAAGAATCATCCGTCCGTCGCAGTCGTCGTGGATCCAGCCCGCTACGGTGATGTGGCTGACGCTGTGGCCAACGGTGGCTTCACCTTGGAAGAGCGTCGCGGCCTCGCCCGCGATGCCTTCCTGCACACCGCTGATTACGACGCCGCGGTGTCCGCATGGTTCGTCGATCAGCTCAGCGACGGTGACGTGACCACTCCGCTGCGCTACGGCGAGAATTCCCACCAGTCCGCGACCGTGACCCGCATCGGTACCACTGGTTTGGCCAATGCGAAGCAGTTCAACGGCAAGGAGATGAGCTACAACAACTACCAGGATGCTGACGCCGCCTGGCGCGCTGCCTGGGATCATGAGCGCCCGTGCGTGGCCATCATCAAGCACGCCAACCCGTGCGGCATCGCGGTGTCTGAGGAGTCCATCGCGGCTGCCCACCGCGCAGCACACGCCTGCGATCCAATGTCTGCCTTCGGCGGAGTCATCGCGGTGAACCGCGAGGTCACCGTCGAGATGGCCGAGCAGGTCAAGGAGATCTTCACTGAGGTCATTGTGGCTCCGTCTTACGAGGAGGGCGCCATCGAAGTTCTCAAAGCCAAGAAGAACCTGCGCGTGCTGCAGGCAGAGCATGAAGCGCCCAAGGAGGAAGTTAAGTACATCTCCGGTGGCATGCTCACCCAAGAGCCGGATACCTACCAGGCAGAGGGCGATAACCCGGCCAATTGGACGCTGGCTGCGGGTGAGGCGTTGAACGAGTCCGACTTGGCGCAGCTCGAATTCGCTTGGCGTTCCGTGCGCGCGGTGAAGTCCAACGCCATCCTGCTGGCCAAGGACAACGCCACCGTGGGTGTCGGTATGGGCCAGGTCAACCGCGTCGATTCCGCCAAGCTCGCGGTGGAGCGTGCTAACACGCTGGCCGACGGCGCCAACCGCGCCGAAGGTTCCTTTGCTGCTTCCGATGCTTTCTTCCCGTTTGCCGATGGCCTGGAGGTTCTCCTTGAAGCCGGCGTGAAGGCCGTGGTGCAGCCAGGTGGTTCCATCCGCGATGAGGAAGTCATCGAGGCCGCTAAGAAGGCAGGGGTGACCATGTACTTCACGGGAACCCGCCACTTCTTCCACTAA